The window TAGGCCTGCACTGCccgctccctctcctcttccatGATTCTCTGTCGGGCCATGGAGGGCTTGTTGGTGGAAGTCACAGTGTGACCGAGGAGAGAGTTGAGGAGCAGCTTCCTGGGTGTCTTTTGGATGATGGAAGTAGACGGGGGGGAAACATAGTTAACCCACATACTCAGCCATTAAGAGCACTGATATGATATGTGATAACTGCATACAGCTCACCTGAGATTTGACCTGAGCTTTCTTGGGTTTGCTCAAAGATGGCGGGGCCACTACAACTTCACCAAAAGGAACATGatctacaaaacaaaaattcattATACCACTATACTATTTGTTGCACCTTAGCAAGTAAACACTCCTAACTGTACACCAACTAGCTCCTGTTTTAACACTCTACAGTTTGGTACTTGTTTCTGCTAAATATGAAGTTGATGTGAGCAGAACTGTGGGCTGGCAAACTAAAATAACaatcaaacataaacaaaaatgctCAGTAGATTTGAGGGaaacagcagtgatgctaaGTGTTCCTCACTATTTGCAACTCCTTCCTCCTACAAAAATCATATGATCCATTGTGTATATAAAAAAACTCAAGCTTTAAGTAAAGATGTCCCAGAAACAACCGGCCAGATTCTTCTCACTTTGATTTCACGGCCATAGACTAAAAATATACAAGAATCATTAGCTACATTAAAGGTAAAAGCTGTAGCATTTTGTcacctaaaataaataaagagtttCAGGGTTCCTTAAAAGATTTTGATCAATCATGACTTTTTTCCTTGTTTGAATTCCCCTGAACTACAGCACATACAAAATGATTGCTACCAAGATTTTAACAAGAACCAGATAAATTATTCCGACTTCTAATTAGCTTACCGCCATATCTTTGTATAATTCAAACTAGAGATAAATACACTTCTCTGATAGGGCCAAACACAGTGACCTTGCCGAGATACTGCTGATATTAAACACACCTCAGAAATGGTCAGCGCAAGCTTGTCCTGACTTATAGAGGAAAGCTGCTCCCTCACATCCTTTGCAGTGGAAAATGTTCCTGAAAAACATGCTTTCATTACCTACAAACATCTCTTTTTCCATGCAGGCCTCCTGTCTGTCCAGTTTTTTCTGCTGAAGCCTCTGTAATCTCACTTTATCATACCTGTAGCAAGACATCAAAGATCAAGTAAACCAGACGTGTATCATCCTGTAATGAAAATCACCGATTCAGCTGGTCCCATCtttctttgacatttcaaaacTGTGCACTCACTCCTTCTTTTTCTCGGATTTGCCCTTGTCTGCGGGCCTCTCTTGTTTGTCTGCATCCAGCTCAGGCTTTCTGTCTACTTGGTTCTTGCTGAGGAAAAGGATGTGTTTTGTCTCGCTGTCCATGCGCCGCAGGTACGCcttctcactctccctctttcccctcctGAAATGAAGAGCCGGTATGTCTCCACAGTCCTCCGGGGAGATGGCttaagagacacaaacaaattccTCATTGGTTATAAAAACCCATTAAAGTCTGAGTACgcatgacaaaaatataaagaagctttcctcactctcttttagctttTTGGCCTTAACGGGTCCCGTTTTCATGCGCTCCTTGCTCTTCATTATCTCTCGGAGCCTATAGGGGATGTCTTGGAGATGGGCTGGCTTGGCTTTCTTGAGTTTACCATCTCGTTTGAGCTTCTTATCACTGAAGTTTAACCACGTCATGGTCAAGACAGCATGTAGGAAAAAATGAACATTAGCTTTCGAAAGTATAATACAGGAAGGTGCCCTCTCATAAATACAAGGATATAGTTACAAGATGAGTCTCATTTTAACAGATCGCAACTTACGTAGAGGCTAATAACAGCTAGCTGCTGGAGTTAGCTAGCAGCATTTCTGCTAGCTTCCTTACGTTACCTTGGATGTTTTCCGGCCTTGTTCGCCTGTTTTCCCGACTCGTTTCTTTTGCTCTTGTTATTCTTCCCCATGTCACTGTGGTCTATTTCAATAAACGACAAAGTAtcttaacaaaacaataacatgtgTGGAGCTGCATGCACAGCCTTTAACCTATGAACTTCAACCTTATGCGACACgaaaggaggaagtgaagagatcccactctgttttttttatactgtgGACGTTTATACAGACTCCAGTAAATGGTGTCTTGATGTGCCTTGCTTTCTTGTATCgattttaaatgtgttcagtgtgtcattgtgttgaaaaagtcaaatgtattattatgacatttacaaaatacacaatatttCGCTTCAACTTATCAGACAAAGCAGAGAATCTGCCTGATGGAATAATTTTATTACGGAGTGACACACTGTCGTAACAGACGATCTTTGCCAGGACTGTCACGTTTATTGGCTGAAGTAACTGCTGGTGCTTTCATCTGCCACCACGAGATGGCGTCGCTATTTCAGGTGGCCAACACATGCTACTTCGGTGTGACACCCTGCCGTTTATTTGACCATccagattttgtatttttttgttgtatgaaaaaaagccacaaataAAATTATGAATGTCAGAACAAGCACCACGCACACGTTAGAAGTTCTTGAAcacataaaataagataagtaaataaaataaactacacACATAGACAAATAAAAGTGCTACAGTTCATTGCATCACTCCAATAAAttactatactatatatacttACTATATTGGGAAATTACTATACTAATACTATAATAACAAATATAGACGTGATtgagcttattattattattattattattattgttattaagcTGTAGGTCCTTGACTGATGTATTTAGAAGGGACGACTGCTGCTCAGCTTTGTCCTGGGGATCAGAGGTTTAACAAACGATCGGTGGCCTACACTTCCTCCTCGTCACTGGAAATATCCTGAATTAGTCTCCCTCAGACCAAAGCAGATCAAATTAGGCTATTTTTAAttccaaatcaaacaaaatatagCCTAATCTTTTGTAAACAAGTAACATTGTGCACTAAATCTTTATGATCACATGTTGTGGTTTTTATATGAGGAATAGAGATGCTGCACGTTTCTTGGGGACTCAATGACCTCCAGATGCTCACTGTTATTCTTAAAACCTTTTGCTCTGATGTCATGTGTTTGCTCTGGTTTCTGTTCAGATATCTCCTAAACTGCTTGTCGGCCAATCCAATGAATGTTCTGTTCCATAAACATTGTGTGAgacctgtgtatgtgtgtgtgtgtgtacaagcgATGAGGTTCATTGGCTGGTAGCCTCATAATGTTCTCAGAGTCTGGGGTGTATAAGAGGGTTTCACCAAATATACCCCACAGTCCAACAACAGCCCTGAACTCTACAACATGGCTGATAAAGATAACACGATAACACAGGAGGTAAGTATTCATTTATCATAACTGCTATAAcgatttaattatatttttgctattttccCGTATCTTTCAGCTTATTATCAGTTACTGGGAAAACACTGGCTTTATTGGATTGTCTTCAAATTTAGATATCAGTTTACTGGATTAGACAAAGTAATTCACAGGTTAAAATGTTATTGGAAGCTGGGAAACTTTTATGTAACACATGGCTATTGGTCACTTTATTATGTAcatctttacattttacagcatACAATCTGTCATTAAATCTACTTTGCGTTTGTTGTGTTAATGGAGATGTTAAATGTGTAGACAAATCATATGTTTTAGCACTGAGGTGATAGTTGGTGTTGTTGTCCTGGACtgcattatattattatactaTAAAAAGGCTTTGTCAAGGGTTCATTAGTAATGTACGTGTGACACTAGAGGACAAGTCATTGTCTGTATTTCTTTAGATAGGCCTATTAAGTTATTTAGAGgtatttgcaaaaacaaaatacacaagaaaTAAGTGCAGACTTGTCTTTAAAGCAACATATTAAAATTTGGCCATGATAAACAAAGTTTAAATCGGTATTATGACACATTAACTGCCCCATTACAGTTGAAACAGCCAAAGTATGGATTTGGATGTGGCCAAAACCAAAGCCAAGATTTGCAACAAGGTTCCACTCAGAGCCACCGGCCCCGGATCCGGCCCACCCAAGTTCAAACAGCGGAGCAGCCGCCAGTTCAAGAACAAACCTCCTAAGAGGGGCGTCACTGAGTATGCCTTTTTAGAGTAAATCATCATGAGTGTCATCTAGATAGTCTGCAGTTTCCCCCACAACAAAgccttctttcttcctcagcTTTGGAGAGGAGATCCCAGGAATGGAAGGGCTCGGCTCTGGTAAGCAAGCACTATACCACGGAAATGTAGACACAAATCACAcgacttttctttgtttgttcctttgtttttcagactttACCGTAATCTGTCCATGGGAAGCGTACAGCCATCTAGAGCGACATGAACTGGCTCAGTATGGCATCATTTGAGGCTGACATGTATTTTATGTAATAACTGATGTGGATGAGAGAAGGATCATCATTATTGgctgcttttattgttttattgccTCAAACCAATAAATGAGTATGAATGATGAATGAGCAAAAGGTTGCATATCATTAATGCTGTTCTTTTGGTTTATaccttcagtttattttcataagACTCACAAGCTGCTATTTAAAGTGATACTGAATGTGTCTATTTGTCATTGCCTGAGGCCGCAGTGGGAGCTGTAACTGCACAACTGACAGCCTCATGTTtgatcaaattcagaataaagcttggattttttaaaacaatttgaaacacttcttcttgtttttgctgaacTTATTGTGTTCTTAAACCATGCTACACTATTTGAAACACTACAAAATTCCAGTTATAAGGCTTCATTTGTCCCTttgacagtttgacattttgggaagtacatttctttgctttctgtctgagTAAGATGAGTAGAATGATAACAGACTTGTGCCAAATGTTGTGCAAAGAAGTATTTCTTAGCAGTAACGTCCTGGTGTTTCTGACTGGACAACTCACTGACCTTCACATTTTATGTTGGAATTTGTGAccttaaaattaattatttttcattttcactgacaaaacacatggGAGTTTTTTCAATCAAGCTgagtaaaacattttgtttgggAGGTATAGTATATTTACTGCAGAAGGTTAACAAGGTGGAGATCCAATAGCATACAATAGATATCAGCTTATACGATATATTCGTCaccaaatgttaaatgtaaactTTATGCCAGTGGATGCTTTCTAACAGTCTTGCAGTGATCAGCAGAGTCAGAATCTGAACCCCGACAACAACAATTCCAATAGTCCCTATGAGGCCATTGTGCTGCTCGACCCAGCGCGAGATTCCCCCAAGACAACCTCCCAGGAAGATCACGCTCTGAGCTGTGAACTCATCCAGCGTCTGGGCTCCTACGCCACACTGAGAGTTCCACACTGTGCCGTTCTCCAAAGGATCCACACAACATGTCGCAGGGACGCCACAGGCCAGCACTCCTGGAGCTGAGCAGTTGTAATATCTGAGGGAAGGAGAACAAGTCACTCTGACAAGTCACTTTCCAGCACATTCCTACTTCATAACCGATAAGTCATGGTATACGTTTTTATGAATAGTTTGCCACCCTCTACTCACATGTTAATCTCCCAGTCGCGGTAGTCATCTGCCCCACAGCACTGCAGATATGACTGAATCTCATCCACAATGAACCTCAGATCCAGATCATCCTGGTAGCCCACCATGGCGGCTAACATCCCTGACCGTAGGTAGCTTCCAATCTGGTCTTGTAGACTGTAGGCCATTATGGCGGCCAGCGCCTGGGCCGCGATGAGCACcagcacagtgacagagaacAGTTTCAGCAAGGTGCTGTTCTCTCTTAAGGCACCCACACAGCCTGAGAAGCAGAGCATAGTGAGCAATAAACCCAGAGTCACAAGTATCAGCATTGGATCGGTGCCAATACTGCCGATCTTCTCCTGAGCAAAAGACTCTTTAGTGATGAGGCCCCACATCCCCAGACCAAGAACCAGCAGGCCCA of the Scatophagus argus isolate fScaArg1 chromosome 16, fScaArg1.pri, whole genome shotgun sequence genome contains:
- the ccdc137 gene encoding coiled-coil domain-containing protein 137, producing the protein MGKNNKSKRNESGKQANKAGKHPSDKKLKRDGKLKKAKPAHLQDIPYRLREIMKSKERMKTGPVKAKKLKETISPEDCGDIPALHFRRGKRESEKAYLRRMDSETKHILFLSKNQVDRKPELDADKQERPADKGKSEKKKEYDKVRLQRLQQKKLDRQEACMEKEMFVDHVPFGEVVVAPPSLSKPKKAQVKSQTPRKLLLNSLLGHTVTSTNKPSMARQRIMEEERERAVQAYRHLKQQKQQQQEARTASLEKLKNLQ
- the LOC124073987 gene encoding retinal rod rhodopsin-sensitive cGMP 3',5'-cyclic phosphodiesterase subunit gamma-like; this translates as MDLDVAKTKAKICNKVPLRATGPGSGPPKFKQRSSRQFKNKPPKRGVTDFGEEIPGMEGLGSDFTVICPWEAYSHLERHELAQYGII
- the LOC124073986 gene encoding tetraspanin-10, encoding MWRHLVVKRIPFPWLRKGNTQDESSPLIPKAGPAKEDAGELDKVTTEFHQAGPNNGKDSNSGVFARPLYRYSLMDYFLKYLLFLCNLVFTVLGLLVLGLGMWGLITKESFAQEKIGSIGTDPMLILVTLGLLLTMLCFSGCVGALRENSTLLKLFSVTVLVLIAAQALAAIMAYSLQDQIGSYLRSGMLAAMVGYQDDLDLRFIVDEIQSYLQCCGADDYRDWEINIYYNCSAPGVLACGVPATCCVDPLENGTVWNSQCGVGAQTLDEFTAQSVIFLGGCLGGISRWVEQHNGLIGTIGIVVVGVQILTLLITARLLESIHWHKVYI